In Pseudoliparis swirei isolate HS2019 ecotype Mariana Trench chromosome 9, NWPU_hadal_v1, whole genome shotgun sequence, a genomic segment contains:
- the znf335 gene encoding zinc finger protein 335 isoform X1, giving the protein MDSEENEVESSSDAGPSGMEEPSESGMGVESSEAMSADSSDAAASHAQAPESDCHVGQSSEGLAVFVSETSSSTDVRVSSVHLPDSSSVAQSTSVSSVSTVTQSVMVSESVQVLVHSSAASERAMMVSDSTASTSSDLGSAIDKIIESTIGPDIMNGCIAVTSAEEGGAETTQYLILQGPDDGAPMVAQMSSSALSDHIEGLAEGPTSTCLDQGDVHGNLDPDQPGPSGYPEDSSSQPDQPQHSHPSQYMDCSADGPDQTGESSSSYVECSGEEPDQTRSQSGFPDYSGDNSDQDLPGYVECSGADSNLTSRGHYVVECSTGYLECGMDEGEQPHHSRSYIDSSEDHRTQSSRQYEAEYGGDCVAAADSEQPGCSQYQARDDDDERNQDPDQPQHSCYMESSNGPEASLYADDSSSSDHPLADTVGSGGLPEALECSESQPGHYISSSGTYTSNPEPEQPQQYSPSQEQPQGSQGPQDEAGLVREMETSTVAEGSGHRTPNMAELEEMMEVVIVQQFKCKMCPYKSASKDILINHMRDKHFRLAGDMSKKRKRGRPPKNETFARRQAEKEEAEERNAAKAKAAQPQKAEEEEDDIVDSGAIDDPEEDSDYNPANEDCKGRPPAIMKKPAPISSSSQGRPRRKVGRPRKYRLLDEGYNGKEAESIAKKPSEGADASGSEEASSSGLNTGPAIGTDGDTAEAAISQSDSENKDPSSNTQPEFFERKRGRPSKRFLRKKYKKYINRNRYYKSLKPLLRPHNCWICGSRFLTQEDLHFHVDSHEGNDPELFKCLQCNYRCKRWSSLKEHMFNHEGIKPFKCEECDYTSVYKKDVVRHAAIHNKDNVIFYLYRKRKTELVPKVSEFLCPVCHRIYPMQKRLTQHMKTHSSEKPHMCDKCGKSFKKRYTFKMHLLTHIQSLGDSKFKCEFCNYTCDNKKLLLNHQLSHTNDRPFKCDYCKYSTCKEEFLVSHLAIKHTGEKPFSCDLCHFTTKHRKNLRLHVQCRHPETFDEWSVTHPEEPVRRRRRPFFTLQQIEEFKQQQHEDTQDLQNTIVAVDSATLQAMQGMENASVSQDALGNTTIIYEHVESSDQSAQNALDLLLNMSNARELVGNALQVAVLNSNGKALEKGTWSTVTTASGQAPKVVTFHVSENGETVLQEAFEAATNEAGELTQISIESYEGEGEFSVVEQAAEEIHSPGYSSNDEGSPSQAVEVSGSESLKSEKYYLTSALPDGVLQQVELSSEDPASPSAESSPGLSTKRFSCRICMESFHGRSDMENHKRAHLDPNTFKCPDCDFTSTSWQEVKAHMELHSYLRPHKCPSCSFASKNKKDLRRHMMTHTNEKPFTCKLCGQRFNRNGHLKFHMERLHNLDHPARKSRPPTSQQTIIVNSDEEALATLHSLQVLGQEHIIVAQEQALSDQEEETYIQQITTIDGQTVQHLMTGENQVTEVQYIISQDGVQHLIPQEYVVVADGNHIQMPDGQIIQYEHDGTFLQEQQIAVSHDGQIQYLPVSSEQLVNPEDLEAASHSAITADASMALTQTVYTEATQEQLEQLQQQGIHYDVITFTEE; this is encoded by the exons ATGGATTCGGAGGAGAATGAGGTGGAGAGCAGCAGTGATGCCGGTCCCTCTGGGATGGAGGAACCGTCCGAAAGCGGCATGGGTGTGGAGTCATCGGAGGCCATGTCTGCAGACAGCAGCGATGCAGCTGCCTCACATGCACAGGCCCCAGAGTCTGACTGCCATGTGGGACAGAGCTCAGAGGGACTCGCG GTGTTCGTCTCAGAAACCAGCTCCAGTACTGACGTCAGAGTTTCATCAGTCCACCTCCCAGACTCCTCGTCAGTCGCCCAGTCCACCAGCGTGTCCAGCGTCTCCACAGTGACGCAGTCAGTGATGGTGTCTGAGTCAGTCCAAGTGCTGGTCCACTCGAGTGCTGCGTCTGAAAGAGCCATGATGGTTTCTGACTCCACTGCTTCTACCTCATCAGACCTCGGGTCGGCTATTGACAAGATCATAGAGTCCACCATCGGCCCTGACATCATGAATG GTTGCATAGCTGTGACCAGTGCAGAAGAAGGAGGTGCAGAAACAACCCAGTATCTAATATTACAAGGACCAGATGATG GGGCTCCTATGGTAGCCCAGATGTCATCTTCGGCCCTCTCTGATCATATAGAAGGTCTGGCAGAAGGGCCAACGTCCACCTGTCTGGACCAGGGAGACGTGCATGGCAACCTTGATCCTGATcagcctggtccttctggttaCCCAGAGGACAGCAGCAGTCAGCCTGACCAGCCCCAGCACTCCCACCCCTCCCAGTATATGGACTGCAGTGCAGATGGTCCAGACCAGACAGGAGAGTCTTCATCGTCCTACGTGGAGTGTTCAGGCGAGGAACCCGACCAGACTCGCTCCCAGTCGGGTTTCCCTGACTACAGTGGAGATAACAGTGACCAGGACCTGCCTGGATATGTGGAATGCAGCGGGGCTGACTCAAACCTTACCAGCCGAGGTCACTATGTGGTGGAGTGCAGCACTGGGTATCTGGAGTGTGGGATGGACGAAGGAGAGCAACCGCATCATTCACGCAGTTACATTGACAGTAGTGAGGACCACCGGACCCAGTCAAGTCGGCAGTATGAGGCGGAGTATGGAGGAGACTGTGTTGCAGCTGCAGACTCTGAGCAGCCAGGTTGTTCTCAGTATCAAGCGAGAGACGATGATGACGAGCGGAACCAGGATCCGGACCAGCCGCAGCACTCCTGTTATATGGAAAGCAGCAATGGTCCAGAGGCCTCTCTCTATGCCGACGACAGCTCCTCATCAGACCACCCTCTGGCGGACACGGTGGGTTCAGGTGGGCTTCCTGAGGCATTGGAGTGCAGCGAGAGCCAGCCTGGGCACTACATCAGCAGCAGTGGGACATACACCTCCAATCCAGAGCCTGAGCAGCCCCAACAATACTCACCCAGCCAAGAGCAGCCCCAAGGCTCCCAGGGGCCTCAGGATGAAGCTGGGCTGgtcagagagatggagacatcAACAGTGGCAGAAGGCTCTGGACACAGAACACCAAACATGGCTGAGTTGGAGGAGATGATGGAAGTAGTGATTGTACAGCAGTTCAAGTGTAAAATGTGTCCGTACAAGAGTGCCTCCAAAGACATACTAATCAACCACATGAGAGACAAACACTTCAGACTTGCAG GGGACATGTCAAAGAAGCGTAAACGTGGCCGACCTCCTAAAAATGAGACATTTGCCCGTCGTCAGGCAGAGAAGGAAGAAGCTGAAGAGAGGAATGCAGCAAAGGCGAAGGCAGCTCAGCCCCAaaaagcagaggaagaggaggatgatatTGTGGATTCTGGTGCTATTGATGATCCTGAAG AGGACAGTGACTACAACCCTGCAAACGAGGACTGCAAAGGAAGACCACCTGCCATCATGAAGAAGCCCGctcccatctcttcctcctctcaaggGCGTCCTCGACGCAAGGTTGGCCGTCCAAGGAAGTACAGGCTTCTAGACGAAGGCTACAATGGCAAAG AAGCAGAGAGTATTGCAAAGAAGCCCAGTGAGGGTGCGGATGCCAGTGGATCTGAAGAGGCGAGTTCTTCTGGGCTGAACACTGGCCCTGCTATAGGGACAGATGGAGACACAGCTGAGGCAGCAATAAGCCAATCAGACTCTGAGAACAAAGACCCGTCTTCCAACACACAGCCAGAGTTCTTTGAGAGGAAACGCGGCCGACCCTCAAAGCGTTTTCTTCGCAAGAAGTATAAGAAATATATCAATAGAAA TCGGTACTATAAGTCCCTGAAACCGCTCCTGAGACCTCACAACTGCTGGATCTGTGGCTCTCGCTTCCTCACCCAAGAAGATTTGCACTTCCATGTTGACTCCCATGAAGGCAATGACCCAGAGCTCTTCAAGTGCCTGCAGTGCAACTATCGCTGCAAGCGCTGGTCTTCACTCAAG GAGCACATGTTCAACCATGAGGGCATTAAGCCGTTCAAGTGTGAGGAGTGCGATTACACAAGCGTCTACAAGAAAGATGTAGTTCGCCACGCAGCAATCCACAACAAAGACAA tgttattttttatctctacaggaaaagaaagacggAGTTG GTACCAAAGGTGTCAGAGTTCCTCTGCCCAGTGTGTCACAGGATTTACCCCATGCAAAAGAGACTGACTCAGCACATGAAGACCCACAGCTCAGAGAAACCACACATGTGTGATAAG TGTGGCAAATCCTTCAAGAAGCGCTACACGTTCAAAATGCACCTGCTGACTCACATCCAGAGTCTTGGAGACAGCAA GTTTAAGTGTGAATTTTGCAATTACACTTGTGACAACAAGAAGCTGCTGCTCAACCATCAGCTGTCCCACACCAACGACCGGCCCTTCAAGTGTGACTACTGTAAATACTCCACTTGTAAAGAGGAGTTCCTGGTCTCCCATCTGGCCATCAAACACACAG GGGAGAAGCCCTTCTCCTGTGATCTGTGCCACTTCACGACCAAGCACAGGAAGAACCTGCGTCTGCATGTGCAGTGTCGCCACCCTGAGACGTTTGACGAGTGGTCGGTGACGCACCCTGAGGAGCCTGTGAGGAGGCGCCGCAGGCCCTTCTTTACGCTGCAGCAGATAGAGGagttcaaacaacaacaacatgaggacacacaggaTTTGCAGAACACTATT GTTGCAGTGGATTCTGCAACACTACAAGCCATGCAGGGCATGGAAAATGCCTCAGTGTCCCAGGATGCATTGGGAAACACCACCATCATCTATGAGCATG TTGAATCCAGTGACCAATCTGCCCAGAACGCCCTTGACCTGCTGCTGAATATGAGCAATGCCCGGGAATTGGTTGGAAACGCCTTGCAG GTGGCGGTGCTAAATTCCAACGGCAAAGCTTTAGAAAAGGGCACGTGGAGCACGGTGACCACAGCATCAGGCCAGGCGCCGAAGGTTGTGACCTTCCACGTGTCTGAGAACGGGGAGACGGTGCTCCAAGAAGCTTTCGAGGCAGCCACCAACGAAGCAGGAGAGCTGACTCAGATTTCCATCGAATCCTACGAGGGCGAAGGGGAATTCAGTGTGGTGGAACAGGCGGCGGAAGAGATCCACAGCCCTGGATACAG TAGCAACGATGAGGGCAGTCCTTCTCAGGCTGTAGAAGTCTCCGGGTCGGAAAGCCTGAAAAGTGAGAAGTACTACTTGACGTCGGCACTGCCTGATGGTGTTCTGCAACAGGTGGAG CTGAGCAGCGAAGACCCCGCCTCTCCCTCTGCTGAGAGCTCTCCCGGTCTGAGCACCAAGAGGTTTTCCTGCCGCATATGCATGGAGTCTTTCCACGGACGCTCTGACATGGAGAACCACAAGAGGGCCCACTTGGATCCCAACACCTTCAAGTGTCCTGATTGTGATTTCACCTCCACTTCCTGGCAGGAGGTCAAG GCTCACATGGAGCTGCATTCTTACTTGCGCCCTCACAAGTGTCCAAGCTGTAGCTTTGCCTCCAAGAACAAGAAAGACCTGCGGCGACACATGATGACACACACCAATGAGAAACCGTTCACTTGCAAACTTTGTGGACAAAG GTTTAACCGTAATGGCCATCTAAAGTTTCATATGGAGCGTCTTCACAATCTGGATCATCCTGCTCGCAAAAGCCGCCCCCCCACATCTCAGCAAACCATCATCGTGAATAGTGATGAGGAGGCACTGGCCACACTACATT CGCTACAGGTCTTGGGACAGGAGCACATCATCGTAGCTCAAGAACAGGCTCTATCAGACCAG GAGGAGGAAACATACATCCAGCAGATAACAACCATAGATGGACAAACAGTTCAGCACCTGATGACAGGAGAGAACCAGGTGACTGAG GTTCAGTATATCATCTCTCAGGACGGTGTGCAGCACTTGATCCCTCAGGAGTATGTGGTAGTGGCTGATGGCAACCACATACAG ATGCCCGATGGACAGATCATCCAGTACGAGCATGACGGGACATTTCTGCAGGAGCAACAG ATTGCTGTGAGCCATGACGGTCAGATCCAGTATCTTCCTGTGAGCTCGGAGCAGTTGGTGAATCCTGAAGATCTGGAGGCCGCTTCCCACTCTGCCATCACAG CGGACGCATCCATGGCTCTGACCCAGACCGTCTACACTGAAGCTACACAGGAACAGctggagcagctgcagcagcaaggCATCCACTATGACGTCATCACCTTCACGGAGGAATAG